Proteins from one Thiomicrorhabdus sp. genomic window:
- the recA gene encoding recombinase RecA: MDDNKKKALAAALGQIEKQFGKGSIMRMGDNSAPRDIEAVSTGSLGLDIALGIGGLPKGRVIEIYGPESSGKTTLTLHAIAEMQKAGGTAAFIDAEHALDPIYAEKLGVDIDNLLVSQPDTGEQALEITDSLVRSGAVDIVVVDSVAALTPKAEIEGDMGDSHVGLQARLMSQALRKLTANIKRTNTLVIFINQIRMKIGVMFGNPETTTGGNALKFYSSVRLDIRRIGAIKKGDEILGNETRVKVVKNKVAPPFRQVEFDILYGQGISREGEIIDLGVKEKLIEKSGSWYSYNGQKIGQGKDNARQFFIDNPDAAEEVMGQIKAKLMPQNKKTVTEDSDAEAPEAGLLEGF, encoded by the coding sequence ATGGATGATAATAAGAAAAAAGCCTTGGCGGCGGCTTTAGGACAAATTGAAAAGCAGTTCGGCAAAGGCTCGATTATGCGTATGGGCGACAACAGTGCGCCGAGAGACATTGAAGCCGTCTCAACCGGTTCGCTCGGGTTGGATATTGCCTTAGGAATCGGCGGTTTGCCTAAAGGTCGTGTTATCGAAATTTACGGCCCGGAATCTTCAGGGAAAACCACCCTGACGTTGCATGCGATTGCTGAAATGCAAAAAGCCGGTGGTACCGCCGCATTCATCGATGCCGAGCATGCCCTGGATCCGATTTATGCAGAGAAACTGGGCGTCGATATTGATAACTTGTTGGTCTCTCAGCCGGATACGGGTGAACAGGCTTTGGAAATTACCGATTCTCTGGTGCGTTCAGGCGCCGTGGATATCGTCGTTGTCGACTCGGTAGCGGCTTTGACACCGAAAGCGGAAATTGAAGGCGATATGGGGGATTCACATGTTGGTCTTCAAGCTCGTCTGATGTCTCAGGCGTTGCGTAAACTGACAGCGAATATCAAACGAACCAACACTCTGGTGATCTTCATTAACCAGATTCGTATGAAGATCGGTGTGATGTTTGGTAATCCGGAAACGACCACCGGCGGGAATGCGCTGAAGTTCTACTCATCGGTGCGTTTGGATATTCGCCGAATCGGAGCGATTAAAAAAGGCGACGAAATTCTGGGGAATGAAACCCGAGTCAAGGTTGTTAAAAATAAAGTCGCTCCTCCGTTCAGACAGGTCGAATTCGATATTTTGTATGGTCAGGGGATTTCCCGCGAAGGTGAAATCATCGATCTGGGGGTTAAAGAGAAGCTGATTGAAAAGTCCGGTTCCTGGTATAGCTATAACGGTCAGAAAATCGGTCAGGGAAAAGACAATGCGCGTCAGTTCTTTATTGATAATCCGGATGCTGCTGAAGAGGTGATGGGACAAATCAAGGCTAAATTGATGCCTCAGAATAAAAAAACGGTGACCGAAGACTCTGATGCGGAAGCTCCGGAAGCCGGACTGCTTGAAGGTTTCTAA
- a CDS encoding regulatory protein RecX, with amino-acid sequence MKSAEEFLAERGLLAEEPEAKQVFGVFGQQIEARAVALLAQREHGLKELRQKLRTKFPWSAELQEESGLDQAALSELIDDVLQLCVKRRWQSDERYIEQAVNSLSGKGQGPLKIRQKLQQTCDDEHLIDVYLDWEEDDWVSSARQILEKKYASSRRPEEMKEQAKRMRFLQSRGFYASTIRKAFR; translated from the coding sequence TTGAAATCGGCGGAAGAATTTCTGGCTGAACGCGGACTGCTGGCTGAAGAACCGGAAGCAAAACAGGTTTTTGGCGTGTTCGGTCAGCAGATCGAAGCGCGAGCGGTGGCTTTGCTGGCCCAGCGTGAACACGGTTTGAAAGAACTCAGACAGAAGTTACGCACTAAATTCCCTTGGTCGGCGGAATTACAGGAAGAGAGTGGACTTGATCAAGCCGCTTTGAGTGAACTGATTGACGATGTCCTGCAACTTTGTGTTAAGCGCCGTTGGCAGAGTGACGAGCGTTATATCGAGCAGGCGGTCAATAGTTTGAGTGGCAAGGGTCAGGGGCCTTTGAAAATTCGCCAGAAGTTGCAGCAAACCTGCGATGACGAGCATCTGATTGATGTTTATCTGGACTGGGAAGAGGACGACTGGGTTTCGTCTGCGCGCCAGATTCTGGAGAAAAAATATGCAAGTTCCCGGCGTCCCGAGGAGATGAAGGAGCAGGCAAAGCGGATGCGTTTTCTGCAAAGCCGGGGGTTTTATGCTTCAACGATTCGCAAAGCGTTCCGTTGA
- the alaS gene encoding alanine--tRNA ligase gives MTSAEIRKAFIDFFVKQQHTAVHSSPVVPANDPTLLFTNAGMVQFKETFLGQEQRDYRRATSVQRCIRAGGKHNDLENVGYTARHHTFFEMLGNFSFGDYFKREAIQFAWKFLTEELKLPEEKLWVTVFEEDQEAEDIWLKEMGISAQRFSRCGAKDNFWSMGDTGPCGPCTEIFYDHGAEVAGGPPGSPDEDGDRYIEIWNLVFMQFDRAADGTLTPLPKPSVDTGMGLERLAAVMQGVHNNYDIDLFQALVKKASELTGEKELSNSSLRVISDHIRSCAFTIVDGVLPSNEGRGYVLRRIIRRAIRHGYKLGQTQPFFHQLVPTLVEQMGLAYPELAKEQDNVIRVLKLEEERFAETLENGMKLLEDYIAEMEGKIIDGEMAFKLYDTYGFPIDLTADVAREKGLQVDHDGFGKAMEAQRERARSASNFAGASQRIEFDGETRFIGYMSDEADVTVLAIFVDGKAVERLNEGDSGIVLLDQTPFYAESGGQTADRGSLTEGMHSFHVDDTQKQGALFLHSGKVTAGSISVGHKMHAKIDIQRRRDCERNHSATHLLHAALRQVLGSHVAQKGSLVSAERLRFDFSHFEPIKVEQLHEIEVLVNQNIMQNTPVTTSEMAIEDAKAKGAMALFGEKYGDTVRVVDMGDFSIELCGGTHVNSIGDIGPFRIVSESGIASGVRRIEAITGSAAWQSIYSAEESLAQIAETVKSDKQMAAGKVAQVMSDYRALEKEMKQLQAKMAASQGDDLASSAVKIGDANVLAAKMEGADRNMLRETVDKLKDKLEPAVIVLAAVDGDNIALVAGVSKSITATFKAGELVNHVAQQVGGKGGGRPDMAQAGGNDPSKLDEALASVTAWAEAK, from the coding sequence ATGACGAGTGCAGAGATCAGAAAAGCTTTTATAGACTTTTTTGTTAAGCAGCAGCATACGGCGGTTCACTCGAGCCCAGTCGTACCTGCCAACGATCCGACCTTGCTGTTTACCAATGCAGGGATGGTGCAATTCAAAGAAACCTTCCTTGGGCAGGAGCAGCGCGACTACCGTCGTGCAACCAGCGTGCAGCGCTGTATCCGTGCCGGAGGTAAGCATAACGATTTGGAAAACGTCGGTTATACCGCTCGTCACCACACCTTCTTTGAAATGCTGGGAAATTTCAGTTTCGGCGATTATTTCAAGCGCGAAGCGATTCAGTTTGCGTGGAAATTTCTGACCGAAGAATTGAAGTTGCCTGAAGAGAAGCTGTGGGTCACTGTTTTTGAAGAAGATCAGGAAGCGGAAGATATCTGGCTGAAAGAGATGGGAATTTCCGCCCAGCGTTTCTCTCGTTGCGGCGCTAAGGACAACTTCTGGTCGATGGGGGATACCGGTCCTTGTGGGCCTTGTACCGAAATTTTCTACGATCACGGCGCTGAGGTCGCCGGGGGGCCTCCGGGCTCGCCGGATGAAGATGGTGACCGTTATATCGAGATCTGGAACCTGGTATTCATGCAATTCGATCGTGCCGCCGACGGTACCTTGACGCCTTTGCCGAAGCCGTCGGTTGATACGGGAATGGGCTTGGAGCGTCTGGCAGCCGTCATGCAGGGCGTTCACAATAACTACGATATCGATCTTTTCCAGGCATTGGTTAAAAAAGCTTCCGAATTGACCGGCGAAAAAGAACTGAGTAACAGCTCTTTGCGTGTCATTTCCGATCACATTCGTTCGTGTGCCTTTACCATCGTCGACGGCGTTCTGCCTTCCAATGAAGGGCGCGGTTATGTATTGCGCCGCATTATCCGCCGTGCGATTCGCCACGGCTATAAATTGGGGCAAACTCAACCTTTCTTCCATCAGTTGGTTCCGACGCTGGTTGAGCAGATGGGCTTGGCTTATCCTGAGCTGGCGAAAGAGCAGGATAATGTTATCCGCGTATTGAAGCTGGAAGAAGAGCGTTTTGCAGAAACGCTGGAAAACGGCATGAAACTGTTGGAAGACTATATTGCAGAGATGGAAGGCAAAATCATTGACGGTGAAATGGCGTTTAAATTGTACGATACCTACGGTTTCCCTATCGATTTGACCGCTGACGTAGCGCGTGAAAAAGGTTTGCAGGTTGATCACGACGGCTTCGGTAAGGCAATGGAAGCGCAAAGAGAGCGTGCGCGTTCGGCCAGTAATTTCGCAGGCGCTTCCCAGCGTATCGAATTTGACGGCGAGACGCGTTTTATCGGTTATATGAGCGATGAAGCGGATGTTACTGTGCTGGCGATTTTTGTCGACGGTAAAGCGGTTGAACGTCTAAATGAAGGTGACAGTGGGATTGTCCTGCTCGATCAGACGCCTTTCTATGCGGAATCGGGTGGGCAGACCGCCGACCGCGGGAGTTTGACCGAAGGGATGCACAGCTTCCATGTTGACGATACTCAGAAGCAGGGAGCTTTGTTCCTGCACAGCGGTAAGGTGACTGCCGGTTCGATTTCCGTCGGACACAAAATGCATGCCAAAATCGATATTCAGCGTCGCCGAGACTGCGAGCGTAATCACTCGGCGACACACCTGTTGCATGCGGCCTTGCGTCAGGTTCTGGGCAGTCATGTCGCTCAGAAAGGTTCTTTGGTTTCGGCAGAGCGCCTGCGCTTCGATTTTTCGCATTTTGAACCGATCAAGGTGGAACAGTTGCATGAAATCGAGGTTCTGGTCAATCAGAACATCATGCAGAACACGCCGGTAACCACCAGTGAAATGGCGATCGAAGATGCCAAAGCCAAGGGGGCGATGGCGTTATTCGGTGAAAAGTACGGTGATACGGTTCGTGTCGTCGATATGGGGGATTTCTCGATCGAATTGTGTGGCGGAACCCATGTTAATTCGATCGGTGATATCGGTCCTTTCCGCATTGTTTCCGAAAGCGGGATTGCCTCCGGTGTGCGTCGTATTGAAGCGATTACCGGTAGTGCGGCCTGGCAATCGATCTACAGTGCGGAAGAATCACTGGCCCAGATTGCCGAGACGGTGAAATCCGACAAGCAGATGGCAGCGGGCAAGGTTGCTCAGGTCATGAGTGATTACCGGGCTCTGGAAAAAGAGATGAAGCAGCTGCAAGCCAAAATGGCGGCATCGCAAGGTGACGATCTGGCAAGCTCGGCGGTGAAAATCGGTGACGCAAATGTTCTCGCGGCGAAAATGGAAGGTGCGGATCGTAATATGTTGCGTGAAACAGTCGATAAGCTGAAAGATAAGCTTGAACCGGCTGTCATCGTTCTGGCAGCGGTGGACGGCGATAATATCGCCTTGGTTGCCGGTGTCAGTAAATCGATTACTGCAACGTTCAAAGCGGGCGAGCTGGTTAATCACGTTGCCCAGCAGGTGGGTGGAAAAGGCGGTGGGCGTCCGGATATGGCGCAGGCTGGCGGAAATGATCCGAGTAAATTGGATGAGGCTTTGGCTTCGGTAACGGCATGGGCCGAAGCGAAATAA